The Streptomyces durmitorensis genome contains the following window.
TAGCGGAACTTGGCCCATGCCCCGGCGCCGTCGAGGTCGGCCGCCTCGTACTGCTCCTTGGGCACGTCGAGCAGCGACGCCATGAAGATCACCATCAGGTCGCCGATGCCCCACAGGGAGAGCAGCACCAGCGAGGGCTTGGCGGTGTCCGGGTCGTTGAACCAGTTGGGCCCCGATATCCCGACCGCGTCGAGGATCTCGTTCACCGGACCCGTGCCGGGGTTGAGCAGGAAGACGAAGGCGACGGTGGCGGCCACCGGCGGGGCGAGGTAGGGGAGGTAGAAGGCGGTGCGGAAGAACCCGGCGCCCGTCTTGATCTTCGTGATGAGCAGCCCGAGTGAGAGCCCGAAGACCACCCGCACGGCCACCATGATCACGACCAGCCAGAGGGTGTTCCACAGGGCCGGGCCGAACAGGGGCATCTGGTCGAACACGTACTTCCAGTTCCGCAGGCCCACGAAGGTGGGCTCCTTGATCTGGTTGTAGTGCATGAACGAGAAGTAGACGGTGGCGATCAGCGGATACGCGAAGAAGACGCTGAAGCCGACCAGCCAGGGGGAGAGGAATCCGAGCGTGCGCAGTCTGCGGCGCGCCGGGTTGGAGAGGGAAAGTGCCATGGCGGGGTCCTCAGCTCAGCTCTTCGACTGGAGGGTGTCGGCGTCGATCTGCTCGTCGAGCTTCTTCAGGCGCCCTCGCAGATCACCCACGCGTCCGGCCTCGACGGCGTACGAGAAGTCCCCGAGCGAGACGACGTAGGCGCCGCCGTTGACGGAGGGCGGCAGGGCCTTGCTGTGCTTGTTCCGCAGGATGTCGAAGAAGGTCCGGAAGGTCGGATCGGCGTCCAGGTCCGGCGACTTGAGCGCCGCGAACGTGGAGGGCACGTTGTGGATGGCGTTCGCGAAGTTCACGACCTGCTTGGTGTCGGCGGTCAGGAACCGCACCAGCTCCCACGCGGCGTTCTGGTGCTTGCTGCTGTGCGCGATCCCGGCGACGGTGCCGGTGATGAAGCCGCGTCCGTAGGTGTCGGCCTGGTCGTCGGGGACGGGCAGCGGCGCCACGCCCCAGTCGAACTTCGCCTTCGCCTCGTCCAGCATCAGGCCGCGCCACTCACCGTCCAGGTGCATGGCGACCTTGCCGGTCAGGAAGGCGTTCTGGGTGGACATCTCGTCGCCGAAGGTCAGCCGGAACCGCTCCAGGTCGTCGAATCCGCCCTGGGCCGCGGCGAGTTGCCGGGCGGTCTTGAAGAACTGGTACGTCTTCGGCTCCTCGGCGAGGCGCGAATTTCCTTCGGAGTCGAAGTACTGGGGGCCCCACTGCGCGAAGAGGCGGTCAGGGCTGTTCTGGTAGAAGCGGAAGTTGGGGAGATACCCGACCTGCTTGTACGAGTTCCTGCCGCTGCGCACGGTCAGCTTCTTGGCGACCTTCTTGAACTCGGACATCGTGCGCGGCGGGCGCTCGATCCCCGCCTTCTTGTAGGCGTCCTTGTTGTAGTACATCCCGTAGGCGTCGGCGAGCAGGGGCAGGGCGCACTGGTTGCCGCGGTAACTCGTGTAGTCGAGCAGGGTCTTGGGGAACACCTTGCGCTTGTCGAGGCCGGTCTTCTTCATGAACGGATCGAGGTCCGCCCACATCCCGGAGTCGCAGTACTGGCCCACGTTGTTGGTGGTGAAGGACGACACCACGTCCGGGGCCTTGTCGCCGCCCGCCCGCAGGGCCTGGTTGACGGTCTCGTCGGAGACGTTCCCGGTGGCCTTCACCTTGATGTTCGGGTGCAGCTTCTCGAAGCGGTCGATGCTGTCGTTGACGGCCTTGACCTCGCCGGGCGTCGACCAGCCGTGCCAGAACTTCAGGGTGACCGGCTTGGTCGGGTCGTCGTTCGCGCTGCCGACGCTCGGGTTGGCGCAGCCGGAGAGCAAGAGGCCGGCTGCGGCGAGCGCCGCGGACGCGCAGGTGGGCATGCGCCATCGCGGCATGGCGGACTTCCTTTACGGGGGAGGGGAGTTGAGGTGCGGGGAGGGGCAGGGAGGGGCAGGCCGTCGTGCTCAGGCCGTGTCGAAGACCTGGTCGCGGGCCTGGGTGAGCGCCGAGCGCAGGGCGCCGGTGAGGATCGGGTCGCCGTCGAGTTCGCTGATCCGGATCTGCGGGCGAGGCAGGGCGAGCCCGGTCAGCTCCTCCTCGACCCTGGCGCGCAGCTTGTCGCCGCCCGCCTGGGCCACCGAGCCGGAGAGCACGACGAGTTCGGGGTCCACGACGGCGACGACCGCGGCGATGCCGGTGGCGATGCGCCGTGCGACCTCGCCGAGCGCGGCGTCGTCGGCCATGACCTGCGCCAACGTCGCCCCGCCGCCGGTGAGTTCGCGCACGACGTACGCGGAGACGAGGCTCTCGAAGCCGCCCCCGCCCCCGCCGCCGTCCTGAGGGCCGGTGCGCACCAGGGGAGCGCCCGGCAGCGGCATGTAGCCGATCTCGCCCGCGCCGCCGGTCGCGCCCCGCAGCAGGGTGCCGCCGAGCACGATGGCGGCGCCGACGCCCTCGTCGAGCCAGGTCAGCACGTAGTTGTCGTTGTCCTGCGCCGCGCCCTCGTACTGCTCGGCGACAGCGGCCAGATTCACGTCGTTCTCGATGTCGACCGGCGTGCCGAGCACCGCGGCGAGGTCGTCGCGCAGGGTGCGGGAGTGCCAGCCCGGCAGGTGCGGGGCGTACCGCAGCGCACCGGTGTGGGGGTCGATGGCGCCGGGGGTGCCGATCACCGCGGCCCGCAGGTCCTCGTGGCCGAGGCCCGCCTGGCGCAGCGCCTCGTCGACGGCCTCGGTGACCAGCTGGGCGGTGCGGTGGCGCACGTCCTCGGCGACGGCGACGGCCTCGACGCGTGCCTGGCCGAGAACGGTGCCGGTGATGTCGGCGACGAGCGCGGTGATCCCGGTGGGGTTCGCGGACAGCGCGGCGACATGGCCGGCGCCCGGGTCGATCTCGTACAGCAGGGCGTTGGGCCCCGGACGTCCGCTGAGGCTGCCCGTGGTGTGCACGAGACCTGCTGCCTCCAGGCGCCCGAGCAGCTGCGAGGTGGTGGGCTTGGAGAGCCCGGTCAGCTCGCCGATGCGGGTGCGGGTGAGCGGGCCGTGCGCGACGAGCAGGTCGAGCACCGCCCGGTCGTTCATGGCGCGCAGGACGCTCGGCGTGCCCGGGGTCCCCGGAGTGCTGCCTGCTGCTGCCATCACGACACCTGCCTCTTGCCTCTTGTGCAACTGTTAGGAAACTTTCCAATTCGTGAGGACCGTACGGCTGGCGTGAATGAGGCGTCAATAGCGGATGCTCCTGCGGCAACCAAGTCGTTACCTGGTGGAGCCGGTGTTGCACAGGGTGCACGCGAGGCGTTCGGCCAGGGGGCCCGCCGCGGGCCGGGAACTCCACTCGGCCACCGCCCAGTTGGCCACCACCACGCTTCACCGCGGAGATCCCCGGCGCATATCCTCACGTCTGTTCGACCGACCAGGCAGGACGACCGGGGGACAAGACCACCATGACCAGTGCGACCGGCGGGGGCCACGCCGACGAGGGTGCCGAAGACACCGGGGGAGGCATCAAGCCGCTCACGGCGGGCGATCCGCCCCGGATAGGGCCCTATCTCCTGCTCGGGAGGCTGGGGGCGGGCGGCATGGGCCGGGTCTACCTCGCCCGTTCCGAGAGCGGCCGCACCGTCGCGGTGAAGGTCGTCCACGAAGAGCACGTCACGAACGCTCAGTTCAGGGCCCGCTTCCGCCGGGAGATCGACGCCGCGCGGCGCGTCGGCGAGCGCTACACCGCGCCCGTGCTCGACTCGGACCCGGACGCCGAGCACCCCTGGGTGGCCACGGGGTACGTCCCCGGCCTCTCCCTCGAACAGGTCGTACGCGGCCACGGCCCGCTCCCGGCGAAGTCCGTGCACGCGCTCGCCGACGGCCTGCTGCACGCGCTCCAGGACATCCACACGGCCGGGATCGTCCACCGCGACCTCAAGCCGTCCAACGTGATGCTCACCGTGGACGGCCCCCGCGTCATCGACTTCGGCATCGCCCGCGCCATGCGGACCTCGTCCGTCGAGTCGCTCCTCACCAGCACCGGCATGGTCATCGGCTCGCCCGGCTTCATGGCCCCCGAGCAGATCCGCGGCCAGAGCGCGGGCCCGGGGAGCGACGTGTTCACGCTGGGCTGCGTGCTCACGTACGCGGCCACGGGCGTCCTGCCCTTCGGGCACGGGGTCACCAACCAGCACGCCGTGATGTACCAGATCGTCGAGGCCGAACCCGACCTCGACAAGGTGCGCGACGACGGACTGCGTACGCTCATCGCCCGCTGCCTGGCCAAGAATCCCGACGAACGTCCCACCGTGGACGAGCTGTTGGCGGACCCGGAGCGGACCCGCCCCCAGCCCTCGGCGGCCGCGTGGCTGCCCGCCGAGGTCGTGACGCGCCTCGCCCAGCAGGCGGCAAGGCTCCTGGACGCGGAGGCGGCGGAGCCCGTGCGCGAGGAGGCGCCGCCCGCCGCCGGGGTCCCCGACCGGGAGACGGCGCGGCTGCGCGCGGAGCCGGGCATCCCCGAGGTCGTGGCGGTGGCCGCGTCCGGTGACACCCCGGCGGTCACCTCCGACCAGGAGCGGAAGCGGGCCCGCCGGCGCCGCCCGCTGGTGATCGGGCTCCCGGTGGTCGCCGTGCTCTCCGTGGGAGGCGGCACGTTCGTGGTGATGCAGCCGTTCGGCGGCGACAGCGGAGACCAGGCGTCGCCGCCGTCCAGCAGCTCCCCGGCGGCGCCGGGCCAGGACGCCTCGCCCAGCGGCTCACCGGCCGATGACGGCAAGGGGGACAAGGACGACAAGGGCAAGGGGGACGAGAAGGGGGAGAAGGACGAGAACGGCAAGGACGGGGCGGACGGCAAGGACGGCGAGAGCGCGGCCGACGGCCAGGGCGGGGAGGACTCCAAGGGCTCCGCGGGCTCCTCGGACGGTGCCGCGGGCTCCGACGGGGGCGACGGCACGTCACCCGGCGGCTCGTCCGGCAGCGACTCCGATGCGGGCTCGTCCAGCGGCGCGGGCTCCGGCGACGGCTCGGGCGACCCCGGCTCCGGCTCCGGCGGGGACGGCTCGGACGGCACGGGCGGGGTCCCGTCGTTCTTCGCCGACACCTGGAGGTTCGGCGGCGACTACAACATCGGTCAGCCGGACAAGGTGACCATCTCCGCGAGCGGCTCCGTCCGCCTGGTCCTCGACCAGCAGACCGCCTGCACGTACGCCGCGAAGGTGACGTCGACGACGAGCCAGGGCAGCCGCATCAACGTCGGGACGGCCAGCTTCGTCGGGAGCAGGCCCGCCTACTGCCACCCGACCCTGGACCCCTCGTACTTCACCATCAACGGCAGCGGCGTCCAGCACAACGTGGGCCCCTCCCACGGCGAGGGGTACTACTACAAGCGGGCCTGAGCCCCCGCGCCGCCGCTACTTCGCCAGGTTCGGCGGCGGCGCTATCGGGGAGGCCGCCAGCGACTGCGGCGAGGTCGCGGAGGCGTACGCCGACGGCGCCGCGACACCCGCGGACGGGTCGGCGGGCGCCTCCTCCGTCGCCTGGAGCGGCAGGCCGCCCACGATGCGGATGCCCGCCTCGTCGAAGGCCCGCTTGATGCGCCAGCGCAGCTCGCGCTCCACGCCGAGGGCGTTGCCCGGCATCGTCTTCGCGGAGACCCGCACGACCATCGACTCCAGCAGCACGCTGTCCAGGCCGAGTACCTCGACCGGGCCCCAGAGGCGCTCGTTCCACGGCTCGTCCTTGGCCATGGACTCGCCGACCTCGAGCAGCTTCGCCTGGACCTTCTCCAGGTCCTCGTCCGGGCGCACGGTGACGTCGACGCCCGCCGTGGACCAGCCCTGGCTGAGGTTGCCGATGCGCTTGACCTCGCCGTTGCGGACGTACCAGATCTCGCCGTTGTCGCCGCGCAGCTTGGTGACGCGCAGACCGACCTCGATGACCTCGCCGGACGCCACGCCCGCGTCGATGGAGTCGCCCACGCCGTACTGGTCCTCCAGGATCATGAAGACGCCGGAGAGGAAGTCCGTGACGAGGTTGCGGGCGCCGAAACCGATCGCCACACCCGCGACACCCGCCGAGGCGAGCAGCGGGGCGAGGTTGATCTGGAATGTGCCCAGGATCATCAGCGCGGCCGTGCCCAGGATCAGGAACGACGCCACCGAGCGCAGCACGGAGCCGATGGCCTGCGAGCGCTGGCGGCGGCGCTCCACGTTCACGAGGAGACCGCCGAGCGCCGTGCCGTTCACGGACTGCGCCGTGCGGTTCATGCGATCTATGAGCTTGGTGATGGAACGCCGGATGACCACGCGAAGGACGACGGCGACGGCGACGATCAGCAGGATGCGGAGCCCGATGCCCAGCCACGCCGACCAGTTCTGCTCGACCCAGCTCGCGGCGTTCGTCGCGCTCTCCTGGGCGTCTTCCAAGGTCGGGGACTTCGGCGTCGTCTTGTCGTCCGGGTCCGTTCCGGCTGCTGTCAGGACGGACAGGAACACGGCAGGTACCTCCAGGCATAGCGGCCTGCCCAGGAGATGCACCGGGCAGAGTCACCACACTAACGGGGCATTGTGTGTGGATCGTTGTCATGTTCGAGGGAGAGACGGTGCTCACCTGGGGAAGATGAGGGTGTCGCACTGGTGTGGTCGAAAACACTCCGAGCCCGTTACCAGCGGATGGTGGCGCTTGGACCAGGCATGAGGGGAGACTGGCTACAGATCGTCCCGGCGCGAGCCACGCGCCGCCGGCGTAATAGGAGGCATCCGTGCCGCACGTCCTGGTCCTCAATGCGTCGTACGAGCCATTGGGTGTCGTACCGCTCCGCCGCGCGCTCG
Protein-coding sequences here:
- a CDS encoding ABC transporter substrate-binding protein yields the protein MPRWRMPTCASAALAAAGLLLSGCANPSVGSANDDPTKPVTLKFWHGWSTPGEVKAVNDSIDRFEKLHPNIKVKATGNVSDETVNQALRAGGDKAPDVVSSFTTNNVGQYCDSGMWADLDPFMKKTGLDKRKVFPKTLLDYTSYRGNQCALPLLADAYGMYYNKDAYKKAGIERPPRTMSEFKKVAKKLTVRSGRNSYKQVGYLPNFRFYQNSPDRLFAQWGPQYFDSEGNSRLAEEPKTYQFFKTARQLAAAQGGFDDLERFRLTFGDEMSTQNAFLTGKVAMHLDGEWRGLMLDEAKAKFDWGVAPLPVPDDQADTYGRGFITGTVAGIAHSSKHQNAAWELVRFLTADTKQVVNFANAIHNVPSTFAALKSPDLDADPTFRTFFDILRNKHSKALPPSVNGGAYVVSLGDFSYAVEAGRVGDLRGRLKKLDEQIDADTLQSKS
- a CDS encoding serine/threonine-protein kinase codes for the protein MTSATGGGHADEGAEDTGGGIKPLTAGDPPRIGPYLLLGRLGAGGMGRVYLARSESGRTVAVKVVHEEHVTNAQFRARFRREIDAARRVGERYTAPVLDSDPDAEHPWVATGYVPGLSLEQVVRGHGPLPAKSVHALADGLLHALQDIHTAGIVHRDLKPSNVMLTVDGPRVIDFGIARAMRTSSVESLLTSTGMVIGSPGFMAPEQIRGQSAGPGSDVFTLGCVLTYAATGVLPFGHGVTNQHAVMYQIVEAEPDLDKVRDDGLRTLIARCLAKNPDERPTVDELLADPERTRPQPSAAAWLPAEVVTRLAQQAARLLDAEAAEPVREEAPPAAGVPDRETARLRAEPGIPEVVAVAASGDTPAVTSDQERKRARRRRPLVIGLPVVAVLSVGGGTFVVMQPFGGDSGDQASPPSSSSPAAPGQDASPSGSPADDGKGDKDDKGKGDEKGEKDENGKDGADGKDGESAADGQGGEDSKGSAGSSDGAAGSDGGDGTSPGGSSGSDSDAGSSSGAGSGDGSGDPGSGSGGDGSDGTGGVPSFFADTWRFGGDYNIGQPDKVTISASGSVRLVLDQQTACTYAAKVTSTTSQGSRINVGTASFVGSRPAYCHPTLDPSYFTINGSGVQHNVGPSHGEGYYYKRA
- a CDS encoding ROK family transcriptional regulator translates to MAAAGSTPGTPGTPSVLRAMNDRAVLDLLVAHGPLTRTRIGELTGLSKPTTSQLLGRLEAAGLVHTTGSLSGRPGPNALLYEIDPGAGHVAALSANPTGITALVADITGTVLGQARVEAVAVAEDVRHRTAQLVTEAVDEALRQAGLGHEDLRAAVIGTPGAIDPHTGALRYAPHLPGWHSRTLRDDLAAVLGTPVDIENDVNLAAVAEQYEGAAQDNDNYVLTWLDEGVGAAIVLGGTLLRGATGGAGEIGYMPLPGAPLVRTGPQDGGGGGGGFESLVSAYVVRELTGGGATLAQVMADDAALGEVARRIATGIAAVVAVVDPELVVLSGSVAQAGGDKLRARVEEELTGLALPRPQIRISELDGDPILTGALRSALTQARDQVFDTA
- a CDS encoding carbohydrate ABC transporter permease yields the protein MALSLSNPARRRLRTLGFLSPWLVGFSVFFAYPLIATVYFSFMHYNQIKEPTFVGLRNWKYVFDQMPLFGPALWNTLWLVVIMVAVRVVFGLSLGLLITKIKTGAGFFRTAFYLPYLAPPVAATVAFVFLLNPGTGPVNEILDAVGISGPNWFNDPDTAKPSLVLLSLWGIGDLMVIFMASLLDVPKEQYEAADLDGAGAWAKFRYVTWPAITPIVMFAVVTGVVQTMQYYTQALVAGKVASGVNIGPGSVIQPGYPDHSTLTVPQLVYQMGFQNFNTGAACVLSLVLFAIAMAVTLLLMRKRSGLLSAED
- a CDS encoding mechanosensitive ion channel family protein; its protein translation is MFLSVLTAAGTDPDDKTTPKSPTLEDAQESATNAASWVEQNWSAWLGIGLRILLIVAVAVVLRVVIRRSITKLIDRMNRTAQSVNGTALGGLLVNVERRRQRSQAIGSVLRSVASFLILGTAALMILGTFQINLAPLLASAGVAGVAIGFGARNLVTDFLSGVFMILEDQYGVGDSIDAGVASGEVIEVGLRVTKLRGDNGEIWYVRNGEVKRIGNLSQGWSTAGVDVTVRPDEDLEKVQAKLLEVGESMAKDEPWNERLWGPVEVLGLDSVLLESMVVRVSAKTMPGNALGVERELRWRIKRAFDEAGIRIVGGLPLQATEEAPADPSAGVAAPSAYASATSPQSLAASPIAPPPNLAK